In Dyadobacter sp. NIV53, a single window of DNA contains:
- a CDS encoding TonB-dependent receptor, whose amino-acid sequence MKKKTTKPGINPVGFMQHAFFILFLMIVCVCFSGNLSASNADPKEKTVKGKITDSANNAPLPGVNIIVKGTSQGTSSNSEGTYEISVADDNAILVFSFVGYERLEMPVGSQTQLDISMKVDTKSMEEVVVIGYGTVRKSDLTGSVGAIKGEKLLDRQAINVAQSLQGRIPGVDVSVNSSAPGYQPRVRIRGVGSINSSLEPLYVVDGIVGVSSPNLLNPNDIESLEVLKDASATAIYGARGANGVIIITTKRGKSGATQISYDVWGSYITPAKMLGTLSADEFMKVYNTAFDNAEKYDPQGFADGKYVRNLPQNFPNLFDASGKPLYNTDWEKEIYKPTGAQNHELSVRGGSEKSVYSLSLGYTDQNGLMRKSYFERYSVKLTLDNDATKWLKVGGSIFLNKTKTNEIDGSSGGLNVPRMVMEALPILPIQYPDGSWGRNKDWPGMEGGENPVRITEQRLQSNPKTQVLGQIYSTLKFTPDLTLRTNYSFELKFEKFNFYSGRDLNALSADQKGVASVSSRDEFYWQFENYLNYNKTIGTNHTISALAGLSWQKRSWETFGASAQNFIDDYWGWHNLGVGTSLQKPYSEDQEWSLNSYFGRLNYSFKDRYLITFTGRYDGASKFGANNKYAFFPSAAVAWNVSEEEFMKGIGAISSLKLRGSYGKTGNQEIGQYRSQQFLGTGDVLLGGVRQTGIWRNSFGNPDLRWEYTNQLDLGMDVSLFKNRVDLTFDFYHKTTKDLLLDAPIPWSTGLSVVTQNIGSVENKGFEIGLNTRNISSEKFNWSTNFAFSTNKNKILKLGANNDDIFPGPWFLGQTNILRVGKPIGTLWGYKRLGTFSTDEAELAKTYNRLPGDLKWADINNDGKIDGSDETIIGRSYPKWNLNVGNTFQLGKFDLSVDIRLVMGVNTVNATKHSVEDRQAIASSARTVLNAWTPEHQNTYIAQIRHYNAGYDTHIDDWWVEDGSFIRGQNIVLGYTLPNDFGKVKFQRLRVYVSAQNFFLSSNYSGYDPEALTPFGGPLNANMEFFQYPRPRTYNAGLNVTF is encoded by the coding sequence ATGAAAAAGAAAACTACCAAACCGGGCATAAATCCGGTCGGATTTATGCAACACGCATTTTTTATTCTTTTCCTTATGATTGTGTGTGTGTGCTTTTCAGGTAATCTTTCAGCAAGCAACGCTGATCCAAAAGAAAAAACAGTAAAAGGAAAAATCACTGATTCTGCCAATAACGCTCCACTGCCAGGTGTCAATATTATTGTAAAAGGAACAAGCCAGGGAACATCTTCCAATTCGGAAGGGACTTATGAAATAAGCGTTGCTGACGACAATGCAATCCTGGTTTTCAGCTTTGTTGGTTATGAAAGGCTGGAAATGCCGGTTGGCAGCCAGACACAATTAGATATATCCATGAAAGTTGATACCAAAAGCATGGAAGAAGTCGTCGTGATCGGATATGGAACAGTACGTAAAAGTGACCTCACAGGTTCTGTGGGTGCCATCAAGGGAGAAAAACTTCTTGACCGTCAGGCCATCAACGTTGCTCAGTCTTTACAGGGACGAATTCCTGGTGTGGACGTTTCCGTTAACTCTTCGGCTCCCGGTTATCAGCCAAGGGTTCGTATTCGTGGTGTTGGTTCTATTAATTCCAGCCTCGAACCGCTGTACGTAGTTGACGGGATCGTGGGTGTTAGCAGCCCTAACCTTCTCAATCCAAATGATATAGAATCCCTGGAAGTCCTGAAAGATGCTTCTGCTACGGCTATATACGGAGCCCGCGGTGCAAACGGCGTAATTATTATCACAACGAAACGCGGCAAATCGGGTGCTACCCAAATTTCTTATGATGTGTGGGGATCGTACATAACTCCTGCCAAAATGCTTGGAACACTTTCTGCCGATGAATTCATGAAGGTGTATAATACGGCTTTCGATAATGCTGAAAAATATGACCCGCAGGGATTTGCTGATGGAAAATATGTACGTAATCTGCCTCAGAATTTCCCAAACCTGTTTGATGCCAGTGGCAAACCATTGTACAATACAGATTGGGAAAAAGAGATTTATAAACCAACAGGCGCTCAGAACCATGAACTAAGCGTACGCGGCGGATCAGAAAAAAGTGTTTACAGCCTTTCTCTTGGTTATACCGACCAGAATGGTTTGATGCGTAAATCTTATTTTGAACGCTATTCGGTTAAACTGACGCTGGACAACGATGCTACCAAATGGCTCAAAGTGGGCGGAAGTATTTTTCTTAACAAAACCAAAACCAATGAAATTGACGGAAGTTCGGGTGGCCTGAATGTACCGCGGATGGTGATGGAAGCATTGCCGATCCTGCCGATTCAGTATCCTGATGGCAGCTGGGGACGGAATAAAGACTGGCCGGGAATGGAAGGTGGTGAAAATCCGGTCAGGATTACGGAGCAGCGTTTGCAAAGCAATCCCAAAACCCAGGTGCTTGGACAAATTTATTCAACATTAAAATTCACACCCGACCTGACACTCCGTACAAATTACAGCTTTGAACTGAAATTTGAAAAGTTCAATTTCTATTCGGGCCGTGACCTGAATGCATTGTCTGCTGACCAGAAAGGTGTAGCGAGTGTTTCTTCAAGAGACGAGTTTTACTGGCAATTTGAAAACTACCTGAATTACAACAAAACCATCGGTACCAACCATACAATTTCCGCGTTGGCCGGTTTGTCGTGGCAAAAACGATCCTGGGAAACATTCGGTGCTTCGGCCCAAAACTTTATTGACGATTACTGGGGATGGCATAATCTGGGAGTAGGAACAAGTTTACAAAAACCTTACTCTGAAGACCAGGAATGGTCACTTAATTCCTATTTCGGAAGGCTGAATTATAGTTTCAAAGATCGTTACCTGATCACCTTCACCGGCCGTTACGACGGAGCTTCCAAATTTGGGGCCAATAATAAATATGCGTTTTTCCCGTCAGCGGCTGTTGCGTGGAATGTGAGTGAGGAAGAATTTATGAAAGGGATCGGTGCAATTTCCTCATTGAAACTTCGGGGTAGCTATGGAAAAACGGGTAATCAGGAAATAGGCCAGTACAGGTCACAGCAATTCCTGGGCACAGGTGATGTGCTGCTGGGCGGTGTCCGTCAGACCGGTATCTGGAGAAATTCGTTTGGTAATCCCGATTTGCGCTGGGAATATACCAATCAGCTTGATCTGGGAATGGATGTCAGTTTGTTCAAAAACCGTGTGGACCTGACCTTTGATTTTTATCACAAAACAACCAAAGATCTTTTGCTTGATGCCCCCATTCCATGGTCAACCGGATTAAGTGTGGTAACACAAAATATTGGTTCGGTAGAAAACAAAGGATTTGAGATTGGCCTGAATACAAGAAATATTTCGAGTGAAAAATTCAACTGGTCGACCAATTTTGCTTTTTCTACTAATAAGAACAAAATCCTGAAACTGGGTGCCAATAACGATGATATATTCCCCGGCCCATGGTTTCTTGGCCAAACGAATATTCTCAGAGTCGGGAAGCCAATCGGAACCTTGTGGGGATACAAACGGCTGGGCACTTTCAGTACGGACGAAGCTGAACTCGCAAAAACGTACAATCGCTTGCCCGGAGATCTTAAATGGGCAGATATCAATAATGATGGCAAGATTGATGGCAGCGATGAAACCATTATCGGGCGTTCTTATCCCAAGTGGAACCTGAATGTCGGCAACACCTTTCAATTGGGCAAATTTGACCTTTCTGTCGATATCCGGCTGGTTATGGGCGTAAATACAGTGAATGCGACCAAACACTCTGTGGAAGACCGCCAGGCAATTGCAAGCAGTGCCAGGACAGTGCTGAACGCATGGACACCTGAACATCAGAACACTTACATCGCCCAGATCCGCCATTACAATGCAGGATATGACACACACATAGACGACTGGTGGGTAGAGGACGGTTCATTTATCCGTGGCCAGAATATTGTGCTGGGTTATACACTGCCTAATGATTTCGGTAAAGTGAAGTTTCAGCGATTAAGGGTGTATGTGAGTGCGCAAAACTTCTTTTTATCCAGCAATTACTCCGGATATGATCCGGAAGCATTGACACCGTTTGGCGGGCCACTTAATGCAAACATGGAATTTTTTCAATATCCACGTCCCCGTACTTACAACGCGGGCCTAAACGTAACATTCTAA
- a CDS encoding RagB/SusD family nutrient uptake outer membrane protein, with amino-acid sequence MDENPTGSLTTSSQVSSAEIARAFVDGAYSTIGTFNDGGGGWGGNNASVTEFMTGKADGNSQTEAFKFYDLEYDARAFYIDNWWAGMYSGIARANLAIQKIGEIGTLPAATKTSMIAEAKTMRALYYFQLVRRYGDVPKLTTLVESLDDIQTPRSPAKEIYDEIIIPDLLEAEKATLEWRDVSGRVSMGAVKALLADVYLTYAGFPVKAGDQFYAESAKRSKELIDNGSYTLFTEYTDMIDPANRNTKEFIFQVQHEKDIRHNGMTPVTLPTLRGIAAYSDEYGGLTPRKEFVESFAAGDKRREEKQFFYTFYKGHPSDYPDGDPRRIKLDLGGYYIYKWFDKQAIDNDAKSNLNYTIYRYADVLLMYAEASNRAEGKPNAQAMKALNDVRSRAKLPAVTTVNVNEFEEAVWAERYFELCFEGKMWFDIIRTRKVRNDITKKWDNFVGHTTIYGKTFSEKNLLFPIPKREIDNNSKLVQNTGF; translated from the coding sequence CTGGATGAAAACCCGACCGGATCCTTAACTACTTCTTCACAGGTATCAAGTGCAGAAATTGCCAGGGCTTTTGTTGACGGAGCCTACTCCACGATCGGTACTTTTAACGACGGAGGCGGCGGATGGGGTGGAAACAATGCATCTGTGACGGAGTTTATGACCGGAAAAGCTGATGGCAATTCGCAAACCGAAGCATTTAAATTTTACGACCTCGAATACGACGCACGTGCTTTTTACATAGATAACTGGTGGGCAGGTATGTATTCGGGAATAGCAAGGGCCAACCTGGCGATCCAGAAAATTGGCGAGATCGGTACGCTTCCTGCTGCAACCAAAACCAGTATGATTGCCGAAGCCAAAACGATGCGCGCTTTATACTATTTCCAGCTTGTCCGCAGATATGGTGATGTCCCCAAGTTAACCACTTTGGTAGAATCCCTGGATGATATACAAACACCAAGATCGCCGGCCAAGGAAATTTATGACGAGATTATCATTCCTGATTTGCTGGAAGCTGAAAAAGCAACTCTGGAATGGCGTGATGTGAGCGGCAGGGTTTCTATGGGTGCCGTGAAAGCATTGCTGGCAGATGTGTATCTTACCTACGCCGGTTTCCCCGTCAAGGCCGGAGACCAGTTTTACGCTGAATCGGCAAAGCGGTCCAAAGAACTGATCGACAATGGATCTTATACATTATTCACAGAATACACCGATATGATTGATCCTGCAAACCGCAATACCAAAGAGTTTATTTTCCAGGTACAGCATGAGAAGGATATCAGGCATAACGGTATGACGCCCGTAACATTACCAACCCTGCGTGGAATTGCCGCGTATTCTGATGAGTACGGCGGACTTACACCCAGGAAAGAATTTGTGGAAAGTTTTGCAGCCGGGGATAAACGCAGGGAGGAGAAACAATTTTTCTATACTTTCTATAAAGGCCATCCGTCGGATTATCCGGATGGTGACCCAAGGCGTATAAAGCTGGATCTGGGAGGTTATTATATCTACAAATGGTTTGACAAACAGGCCATAGATAATGATGCCAAGTCTAATCTCAATTATACCATTTACAGATATGCCGATGTGCTCCTGATGTATGCCGAAGCCTCAAACCGTGCGGAAGGAAAACCAAATGCGCAAGCCATGAAAGCCCTGAACGACGTTCGGAGCAGGGCAAAATTACCGGCAGTAACGACAGTAAATGTCAATGAATTTGAAGAAGCTGTCTGGGCCGAGCGATACTTTGAACTATGTTTTGAAGGGAAAATGTGGTTTGATATCATCAGGACAAGGAAGGTAAGAAACGACATCACAAAAAAGTGGGATAATTTCGTTGGACATACTACCATTTACGGAAAAACCTTTTCTGAAAAGAACCTGCTGTTCCCGATTCCAAAGCGTGAAATAGATAATAATAGCAAGCTTGTCCAGAACACCGGATTTTGA